The sequence CGAACACCGTGCCCACTTCCTCGCCTTCGAATTCGGTATGGGTGTAATTGGAATAGCCGCCCCGGAAATTCAGCGTTTCGAAGAAACCGCTGCCTAGATCGACTTCCGCCAACATGCCGTAGCGATATTGGCGCAGGTCGATGGTGACACGCTCTTCACCTTCCTCTTCGCCTGCTTCTTCTTCGCCCTCGCCCTCCTCGCCATGGTGGTGGCCGGCTCCGGGCCGTCCAGGCACCCCGTAAAGCGTGTCGTAAATCCCGGCGGAGAAGCCGATGGTCCCACCCGCGCCAATGTAGGAAAAGCCGACATTGCCCGATGCGGTTTCGGTAAAGCTGTTGGGCACAAACCCTTCCTGCGCGGCAGCTTCGCGCAGCTCTTCTGCCTCGTCCAGTTCGCCCTCGGCAGCTTCCTCGGCCGCCTCGGCAAGAATTTCTGCGCGCAAGGTGGGCGCAACGGTGAAGCCGCCGACATCGAAATCGTCGGTGTTGCGATAGCTGCCATCGACATGGACCACGAAGCTGTTGCCGATCGGCACGTCGAGCGAGGCTGCGCCTTCGTACAGGTTCGACGCGGTATCGCCTGCAAACAATGCGTCGACATGCACCGGCTCGTCCGGAACACGGCGCGGGATACGCTTGTCGATCACATTGACTACGCCGCCGATTGCCTGGCTGCCATAGAGCAGCACGGCAGGGCCGCGCAGCACTTCGATCCGCTCCGCCGTCAGCGGATCGATCGACACCGCATGATCGACGCTGAGATTGGACACGTCGAGCACGCCGATACCATCGACCAAAGTGCGGATTCGTTCGCCCTGTAGCCCGCGCAGCACCGGGCGCGAGGAGCCGGGAGCGAAAGCAGTGGTGGAAACGCCGGGCAGTTCCTGCAGCGTCTCGCCCAGCTGTCCGGCCAGTTCGCGCTGCAATTCGGCACCTTCGATGATCGATGTACCGGCCAGAATATCGAGCTCGCGCAGGCCCTGGGCGCTGACGATGATGATGCCTTCCTCGTCCATTTGCCGGTTATGGACATCGTCCTCGGGCGGCTGGGCATCTTGGGCATGGGCTGGAAAGGCGAGGGTTGCGGTGGAGGCCAACAGGATAGCGGGTGCGAACCGAGCTTGTTTATGTAACAACATATCGTGGCCAATAGCGCCAAGCTCGTTCAAGGCAACCCAAATCGACGCCCGGCTCGATAAACGGCATCGAGACCGCGACGAATGGCCGCAACCCAGCCCGCTGGCGAAGCGAGGCGGCGCGAGACGAGCGCGTGAAATGCACGTGTTTGGTTCCAAGCAAAGCACCGCACGGCACGCGCCGATCCGCGCCCGGAAACACCCGGCAACACAGATCGACATCGAAAGAAAACTGGAGCGGGCGAGGCGATTCGAACGCCCGACCCCAACCTTGGCAAGGTTGTGCTCTACCCCTGAGCTACGCCCGCTCACTGGCGCTCACCGCATGGTGCGGCGCTTGGCCGCTGCGGTGGGGAGGCGGGCGATTAGCAGCGGTATGCGCACCCGGCAAGGGGAAAATCGCGCCCCGCCCGCTATGCGTGATTACCCTTCACAAATGCGCAGGAAGGCCCACATTGGCCGCTCACGCGTCAACCTGTCGAGACGCTACGCAGATCACACGAGTATAAGGGGAATTGCATTGGCCAGCGCCGGACCAGCAGCAGGATTGAGCATCGAGGAACAAAAGGCTGTCCAGCAGTTCAAGACCGATGTCGTCGATCCATCGATGACCAAGCTGGTCATTCTGGATTTCTGGGCCGAATGGTGCGGGCCGTGCAAGGCGCTGACCCCGATGCTGGAAAAGGTCGCGGCGGAATATGCCGATAAGGGCGTGGTGCTGGCCAAGATTAATGTCGATGAGCAGCAATTCATCGCCAGCCAGTTCCAGGTCCAGTCGATCCCCACCGTTTACGCGATGTTCCAGGGCCAGCCGGTGGCCGACCTGACTCAGGCACGCAGCGAATCCCAGCTTAAGGGCGTGCTCGACCAGTTGCTGGAAAAACTGCCCATCGGCGATGCAGGCGGCGGCGGTGCGTCCGATCCCGCGCAAGACGTGTCGCAATTCGTGACCATGGGCGAACAGGTGCTGGCGGAAGGCGATGCGGAGCGTGCGGCGGGCGTTTTTTCGCAGGTCGTCCAGATGGCGCCCGATAATGCCGCAGCGCAAGCGGGGCTGATCCGCGCGCTGGTGGCGCTGGGCCAGGCAGATCAGGCACGCGCGGCGCATGATGCGCTGCCGCCTGAAATGCAGTCCGACCCGCTGGTGGAGCAGGCTCGCAGCGCGCTGGAGCTGGCCGGAACCGATGTCGATCCGGGCGAGCTGCAGACCTTGCGCGCAGCGGCGGCGGAAAGCCCCGCCGATATGGAGGCGCAATTCGCTTTCGCCGAGGCCGCCTATGCCGCGAATGAGCGGGACGAGGCGGCCGATGTGCTGCTGCGGATGGTTGGCAGCCAGCCGGAATGGAACGATGGCGCCGCGAAGGCCAAGCTGCTGCAGATTTTCGAAGCCGTGGGTCTGGAAGATCCCTGGGTGGTGGCGACCAGGCGCAAGCTTTCGCGAATCCTGTTCGGATAAGCGCACCCTGATGGTCGAAACCACCACCCGCCTGTCGATATTCCCGCTACCCGGGGCGATCCTGTTTCCCGGGCTGCAATTGCCTTTGCACATTTTCGAGCCGCGTTACCGCGCGCTGGTGGGCGATTCGCTGGTGCGCGACCGGCGGATTGCGATGATCCAACCGCAGCGACCCGAGGAAGGTGCGCCGCTGTTTTCTATCGGCTGCGTGGGGCGGATCGACGATGTCGAGGCGTTGGAGGATGGCCGCTATAATGTGGTGCTGGAAGGCGAAAGCCGCTTCCGCCTGCTGCGCGAACGCGATGCCGGAACCGCCTTTCGCCAGATCGACGCGGAGATAATCGAGGAAAGCGAAGCGTTGCTGAGCAATGTCGAGCGCGCCGGCTTCGAGCAGGAAGCCCGCCGCTTTGCCGATAAGCAGGGCTATTCGGTGGACTGGAATTCGGTCGAGCGGCTGGACGATGTCACGCTGATCAACGGAGTGGCCCAGATCGCTCCCTTCGATCCCGCAGCCAAACAGGCGCTGCTGGAAGCCGACACGATTCCCGAACGCTGCGAATTGCTGATCCAGCTGATGCAGTTCTTCGGCCGCACCGATGGCGACGATGACCGGGTGACGTTGCAGTAGGCTTCGGCAGGTGCGTTTTCGTCTGGCGCGGCCGGGCCGCAGCCAACACGCTCACACTACGAAACTGCCGCGCAGTCCGTCGATGATATACTGCGCGGCCAGTGCGGCGAGCAACACGCCCAGCAGGCGCGTGATGACCGCTTCCACCCGCGCGCCGAACAGCCGCATCAGCGGACGTGCGCCGATCAGTGCGACCATGGTCAGCAGCAGGACCAGCGCCAGCGCGCCGAGGATTACCAGCGTCTGTTCGGTGCCTTCCGCTTCGTTCATCAACAGCATGACCGCTGCGATCGCGCCCGGTCCGGCCAGCATCGGCATAGCCATCGGGAAGACCGACACATCCTCTACCTCCGGATCGGCGGCGACTTTTTCCGCCCGGTCCTCGCGCCGCTGGGTACGTTTTTCGAACACCATTTCGAAGGCGATAAAGAACAGCATCAATCCGCCCGCGATGCGAAACGCGTCGAGCTCGATATGGAGCGCGCCGAGCAGATCTTCGCCGAAAAGGGCGAAGATAAGCAGGATGATGGCGGCGATCACACAGGCGCGAATCGCCATGGTTCGCGCCTGCGCCGAAGTCGCACCCTTCGTCAGCCCGGCATAGATCGGCGCGCAGCCCGGCGGATCGATCACCACGAACAGCGTGATGAATGCGGAGATGAACAGTTCGGTCATGTCAGCGAGCCTCCACCACGTCGCGCAGCACATTCTGGTGGCGCACGCCGTCCCACAATCCCACCGAAACCACACGCGATCCATCGGGGCGCACGACATATTCATAGCTGAGCGACTGGTCGCGCGACAATCCGCGGCGCATCTTCACCCCTTGCGCCGGCGCCGATAGCGCAACGGTCGGCTGGCCTTCGCAGCTGGCGGTTTGCAGGTTCTGGACTTGCGGAGCTGGC comes from Alteripontixanthobacter sp. and encodes:
- a CDS encoding LON peptidase substrate-binding domain-containing protein, which codes for MVETTTRLSIFPLPGAILFPGLQLPLHIFEPRYRALVGDSLVRDRRIAMIQPQRPEEGAPLFSIGCVGRIDDVEALEDGRYNVVLEGESRFRLLRERDAGTAFRQIDAEIIEESEALLSNVERAGFEQEARRFADKQGYSVDWNSVERLDDVTLINGVAQIAPFDPAAKQALLEADTIPERCELLIQLMQFFGRTDGDDDRVTLQ
- a CDS encoding TonB-dependent receptor, translated to MLLHKQARFAPAILLASTATLAFPAHAQDAQPPEDDVHNRQMDEEGIIIVSAQGLRELDILAGTSIIEGAELQRELAGQLGETLQELPGVSTTAFAPGSSRPVLRGLQGERIRTLVDGIGVLDVSNLSVDHAVSIDPLTAERIEVLRGPAVLLYGSQAIGGVVNVIDKRIPRRVPDEPVHVDALFAGDTASNLYEGAASLDVPIGNSFVVHVDGSYRNTDDFDVGGFTVAPTLRAEILAEAAEEAAEGELDEAEELREAAAQEGFVPNSFTETASGNVGFSYIGAGGTIGFSAGIYDTLYGVPGRPGAGHHHGEEGEGEEEAGEEEGEERVTIDLRQYRYGMLAEVDLGSGFFETLNFRGGYSNYTHTEFEGEEVGTVFDVEGIEARLELVQSETGPLRGAVGVQYLFRDFEAVGEEAFVPPNRTESFAVFALQELGDGPLQVEFGGRFETTSVDSQPLGLSRDFGTISGALGLAYQIPAGLRLGASASYTERAPSAQELYSAGPHIATQAFEIGNPALTKESAIGGELSARGSIGIADLSLAAFYTAFDDYIFLSATGAEEEDLPVFAYLQEDADYYGAEGQVVLNFAEGEDFRFLTDLRAEYVRAERDNGTNLPRIPPWSLYGAAEVGTGPFDVRGEVQWFAEQDDVAPFETVTDDFTLVNASVTWAPFADRPGVTVIGKVDNIFDVVGRHHASFTKDFVPITGRNFKLSVRTSF
- a CDS encoding MarC family protein; protein product: MTELFISAFITLFVVIDPPGCAPIYAGLTKGATSAQARTMAIRACVIAAIILLIFALFGEDLLGALHIELDAFRIAGGLMLFFIAFEMVFEKRTQRREDRAEKVAADPEVEDVSVFPMAMPMLAGPGAIAAVMLLMNEAEGTEQTLVILGALALVLLLTMVALIGARPLMRLFGARVEAVITRLLGVLLAALAAQYIIDGLRGSFVV
- a CDS encoding tetratricopeptide repeat protein, with amino-acid sequence MASAGPAAGLSIEEQKAVQQFKTDVVDPSMTKLVILDFWAEWCGPCKALTPMLEKVAAEYADKGVVLAKINVDEQQFIASQFQVQSIPTVYAMFQGQPVADLTQARSESQLKGVLDQLLEKLPIGDAGGGGASDPAQDVSQFVTMGEQVLAEGDAERAAGVFSQVVQMAPDNAAAQAGLIRALVALGQADQARAAHDALPPEMQSDPLVEQARSALELAGTDVDPGELQTLRAAAAESPADMEAQFAFAEAAYAANERDEAADVLLRMVGSQPEWNDGAAKAKLLQIFEAVGLEDPWVVATRRKLSRILFG